One genomic segment of Longimicrobiales bacterium includes these proteins:
- a CDS encoding glycosyltransferase, whose product MKLLFLNHNVRGRGTYVRAFHLGRELVRRGHEVVLVTTSERARWTVREEEVNGVRVVEMPDLWWGPARTGWDPYNTIRRIRRLRASSFDVVHAFDSRPAVVLPALRVAAECGAPLVMDWADWWGRGGRIHERSGWLVRTLFGPVETWFEESFRSRAAGATVICSALGERLQGMGYPDERILRLPNGCVRFDDMPSRSAARASLGLAASTPLLVHVGRIMRPDLALVKDALAQALQQVPALRLVFVGATGLPAGETSGPGLSTTGFVSERELQQWLFAADAGILPMLDTIGHRGRWPGKLSDYMSAGVPAIVTRVGDVAGLVEQHGAGWVVRPDATSLANAFVEAVRALDRHERGAAGRTLAHGALSWCSVAGTLDAFYGQVTNDWKAAA is encoded by the coding sequence ATGAAGCTTCTCTTTCTGAACCACAACGTTCGGGGGCGCGGCACGTACGTGCGCGCCTTCCATCTCGGCCGCGAGCTGGTCCGCCGCGGGCACGAGGTGGTGCTGGTCACGACCAGTGAGCGCGCGCGCTGGACGGTGCGGGAAGAGGAAGTGAACGGCGTGCGCGTGGTCGAGATGCCCGACCTCTGGTGGGGCCCGGCCCGCACTGGATGGGACCCATACAACACGATCCGCCGTATCAGGCGGCTGCGGGCATCCAGCTTCGACGTCGTCCACGCCTTCGATTCCAGGCCGGCCGTCGTCCTGCCTGCGCTGCGCGTTGCCGCCGAATGCGGCGCGCCGCTGGTCATGGACTGGGCGGACTGGTGGGGTCGCGGCGGCCGCATCCACGAGCGCTCCGGCTGGCTGGTGCGTACCTTGTTCGGGCCGGTCGAGACCTGGTTCGAGGAATCGTTCCGCAGCAGGGCTGCCGGTGCCACCGTGATCTGCAGCGCGCTGGGTGAGCGGCTGCAGGGGATGGGCTACCCGGACGAGCGGATCCTGCGGCTGCCGAACGGGTGCGTCCGCTTCGACGACATGCCCTCGCGCTCGGCGGCCCGTGCGTCGCTCGGGCTCGCCGCCAGCACCCCGCTGCTGGTGCACGTCGGCCGCATCATGCGACCCGACCTGGCACTCGTGAAGGACGCGCTCGCGCAGGCGCTGCAGCAGGTCCCGGCGCTGCGCCTCGTGTTCGTCGGGGCGACCGGGCTGCCGGCAGGGGAGACCAGCGGGCCGGGCCTGAGCACGACCGGATTCGTGAGCGAGCGCGAATTGCAGCAGTGGCTGTTCGCGGCGGATGCCGGCATCCTGCCCATGCTGGACACGATCGGTCATCGCGGCCGCTGGCCGGGCAAGCTGAGCGACTACATGAGCGCTGGCGTGCCGGCGATCGTGACGCGCGTGGGCGACGTCGCCGGCCTGGTCGAGCAGCATGGCGCCGGCTGGGTCGTGCGGCCGGATGCGACGTCGCTCGCGAATGCGTTCGTCGAGGCGGTCCGGGCACTGGACCGGCACGAGCGCGGCGCCGCCGGCCGTACGCTGGCGCACGGCGCACTCTCGTGGTGCAGCGTCGCCGGCACGCTGGACGCGTTCTACGGACAGGTAACCAACGACTGGAAGGCGGCCGCATGA